A stretch of Campylobacter showae DNA encodes these proteins:
- a CDS encoding peptidylprolyl isomerase, with the protein MITWMQKHRKYLVVTIWVSTIAFVGAGFVGWGAYDLNASRASSVAKVGHRNISIQEFQNRYGQLHAYYSQLFDGQLSDENASELGIENLALEALVNDAMLLNFADDLGLGVNDEDIVKYIIADQNFHSNGKFDKELYKNTLKRARTTESEYEESLKNVILLDKLRHALNLPANAQDIDMLTASFLMQDKISIKVVEANADEIKIDEDALKKLWEEHKNEYKTMTEFKLDTKFIPAISSDANTNELTEFYNENKNEYKGSDDKIKEFEAVKDEVLKDYNLKQTKKVALEEYLKIKKDEKQADVSVSTFEDNASLPMDELKLAKKGDTLKPFEYEDGYMIVKVKEIVAPRVMSFDEAKEQILELYKEQKTKEIVEAKAKELLEKGFQGTDIGFVSRDTVKAEGGLSEGEFNIFVNRLFEKGGKKGYVVLGDKAVVYEITEQKLTNSEKEKEYKEIITQNVGFLKNNELIRDLTAMLSKRYQVTNYYTKK; encoded by the coding sequence ATGATAACTTGGATGCAAAAGCATAGAAAATACCTCGTCGTAACGATCTGGGTAAGCACGATAGCCTTCGTCGGAGCAGGCTTCGTCGGATGGGGAGCATACGATCTAAATGCGAGTAGAGCTAGCTCGGTAGCTAAGGTCGGACATCGAAATATAAGTATCCAAGAGTTTCAAAACAGATACGGTCAGCTTCACGCATACTATAGTCAGCTTTTTGACGGACAGCTAAGTGACGAAAATGCAAGCGAGCTAGGCATTGAAAATTTAGCTTTAGAGGCGTTAGTAAACGATGCTATGCTTTTAAATTTCGCAGATGACTTGGGGCTTGGCGTAAATGACGAAGATATAGTCAAATACATTATTGCAGACCAAAATTTCCACTCAAACGGCAAATTTGATAAAGAGCTTTACAAAAATACTTTAAAAAGAGCTAGAACTACCGAAAGCGAATACGAAGAAAGCCTAAAAAACGTAATACTTTTAGATAAGCTAAGACATGCTCTAAATTTACCCGCAAATGCTCAAGATATAGATATGCTAACGGCTAGCTTTTTGATGCAGGATAAAATCTCCATTAAGGTCGTAGAGGCTAACGCAGACGAAATAAAAATAGATGAAGATGCGCTAAAAAAACTCTGGGAAGAGCATAAGAACGAATATAAAACCATGACCGAATTTAAGCTTGATACCAAATTTATCCCAGCTATATCAAGCGATGCAAATACTAACGAGCTAACAGAATTTTACAACGAAAACAAAAACGAATATAAAGGTAGCGACGATAAGATAAAAGAATTTGAAGCTGTTAAAGATGAAGTACTAAAAGACTACAATCTCAAACAAACTAAAAAAGTCGCCCTTGAAGAGTATCTAAAAATCAAGAAAGACGAGAAGCAAGCAGATGTCTCGGTATCTACATTTGAAGATAATGCGAGCTTGCCGATGGATGAGCTAAAACTAGCAAAAAAGGGCGATACCCTAAAGCCGTTTGAATACGAAGACGGCTATATGATAGTGAAGGTAAAAGAGATCGTAGCGCCTAGAGTAATGAGTTTTGACGAGGCGAAAGAGCAAATTTTAGAACTTTACAAAGAGCAAAAAACGAAAGAAATCGTAGAAGCAAAAGCAAAAGAGTTGCTTGAAAAAGGATTTCAAGGTACCGATATAGGATTTGTTAGTAGAGATACCGTGAAGGCCGAAGGTGGGTTAAGCGAGGGTGAGTTTAATATCTTCGTCAATCGCCTTTTTGAAAAGGGTGGCAAAAAAGGCTATGTTGTACTCGGCGATAAAGCCGTAGTTTACGAGATAACGGAACAGAAACTAACAAATAGCGAAAAAGAGAAAGAGTATAAAGAGATAATAACGCAAAATGTAGGCTTCTTGAAAAATAACGAGCTCATTAGGGATTTAACAGCCATGTTGTCCAAGCGTTACCAAGTAACAAATTATTATACAAAAAAATAA
- a CDS encoding class II aldolase and adducin N-terminal domain-containing protein, producing the protein MDLKYCASEISNIALSMFRKNFFGVFHGSISARIQHDSFLINKRTTIFDNLKEEDLIMLNSKRDYRWNDASIDADIHLNIYKNINEAKYICYAMPPYLTAYTLGHSFIRPRDYFGYIKHHEIPIYDPKQFDDWYERADTEIYRYMLENKTNIMVIKGYGVYVHSRTPYQLAKDVAILENTCKLLSVARLYESERN; encoded by the coding sequence ATGGACTTAAAATACTGCGCAAGCGAGATCAGCAACATCGCTCTTTCGATGTTTAGAAAAAACTTTTTCGGCGTCTTTCACGGCTCTATTTCAGCTAGAATTCAGCACGACTCTTTTTTGATAAATAAAAGAACGACGATTTTCGACAATCTTAAAGAAGAAGATCTCATAATGCTAAACTCAAAAAGGGATTATCGCTGGAACGATGCGAGCATAGACGCGGACATCCACCTAAATATATACAAAAATATAAACGAAGCCAAATATATCTGTTATGCCATGCCACCTTATCTAACAGCTTATACTTTGGGGCATTCTTTTATCCGTCCGAGGGATTATTTTGGTTATATCAAACACCACGAGATCCCGATCTATGATCCAAAACAGTTTGACGATTGGTATGAGCGCGCGGATACGGAAATTTATCGCTATATGTTAGAGAATAAAACTAACATAATGGTCATCAAAGGATACGGAGTATACGTGCATAGCAGGACTCCGTATCAGCTGGCAAAAGACGTCGCGATCCTTGAAAATACGTGCAAATTGCTAAGCGTAGCTCGCCTTTACGAATCTGAACGAAACTAA